The sequence TTTGATAGTTGTAGCATAGCAGGGCCTGACAGCCCGCGATGGGTAAACAACATGGGCAATTTAAAAGAGATGCGCTCATTGCTAGCGATGACTGGCAAACTAATACCAGCCAAAGATCGGATAAGCTCACCCGTTTTATCCGTAAAGGTAAAAGGCACTAAGCTGGCATCGGTTGTGATCAGCGTGTGCCCAAATTGCTGCGCCAATTCATATCCTAAACCACTGGCTCCCATCGTTGGAATAGACAGTCCGCCCGTGGCGACCACGAGTGACTCGCAGCGGTAACCTGTTTGCGGCAGTTTTGTTTGATTGGCAGATTCTTTTCTCTCTTGCTTTTCTTTTTTGCTAAGCTGCTTGCTGGACAGTAATTCAAATTTGGCGTTTTTGTCACTTTCGACAGCCTGTACACTGTCAATCTGCGCATTCAGCTTTACTTGTACGCCAGCTGCCGTACATTCCGCGAGGAGCATGGTCAAAATATCTTGCGCTGAATCATCACAAAATAGCTGACCGTGTTCGCGCTCATGGTAAGGGATGTTATGTGCTGCCACCATACTGATAAATTCCCAGCTGGGATAACGACTGAGCGCTGATTTACAGAAATGTTGATTGGCACCGATAAAGTGCTCAGGCTCGACATAGTAATTGGTAAAGTTGCAGCGTCCGCCACCTGACATTAGGATTTTTTTGCCCGCTTTATTGGCATGGTCTAATACCAGTACGCGGCGACCACGGCGACCCGCTGTCAGCGCACAGTATAGCCCTGACGCGCCAGCGCCGATGATGATGACATCATAGTGGGTGTATTGTGATGCATTGCGGTGATTGCTCATGGTAGTCTCATAAAATAATAGGTTTAAAAACCAGCCACCAAATTCGTCATCGAATCAACAACAGAGTCGATTGCTTATCTTTATAGCAGCAGATCAATAAGAGGGTTTGGTGAAGGGTGTATTTTGGCGTCGTATCTAGCGTGTAGCTATTGTCCATATTTCATACAAGGTTACAAGGATTAAATGTCATATCATTATCTGATATCTGGACAGTGATGCCTTTGTTTATACCAAAATCAAAATTTGTGCCAAAATCAAAACATGTTTTAAATTAGTCAATAGCAAGATTAAAAGCGAGTAGATGCAAAACCACACCTCGTCAATAAATTTTATCATGGGTGATCAAGTATACCGCTATATAGGCATATTGTTATGAATGGCTGTTGATACCTTGCAACCGTTCTGCTTATTTGTCAAACTAACCGTGAGTGTCACACATTATGGAAGATGACCCTTATCACCTGTACAGGCAGTCGTTTTCGACCGTTATGCGTGCAGGTCATAATAATTAAAAAGGACAAATACGATGACTCAAAAATCATTCCCCATTGCGGCCGAATTTATCGCTGCTGCCAATACTACCGCTGAACAATACCGCGAAGACTATGAAAAATCTATCGAATCACCTCAGGCTAATGATGCTTTTTGGGCGAAGCGTGCCGAGCTGATCGATTGGATAAAAAAACCGACCAAAATCAGCGACGTTAACTATGATTTGGATGATTTTCGCATAAAATGGTTTGAGGACGGCGAGTTGAATATCTCTGTCAACTGTCTCGACCGACATGTCAAAAAAAATCCTTACAAGCCTGCCATTATTTGGGAGGGTGATCACCCTTCACTGCACAAAATCATCTCCTTTAAAGAGCTACATCAAGCGGTCTGTCGCTTGGGTAATTCCATGCGTAAGCTTGGGGTCAAAAAAGGCGATCGCGTGACCTTATATATGCCGATGATACCTGAAGCAATGATAGCGATGCTGGCATGTACACGTATTGGCGCTGTACATTCTGTGGTCTTTGGTGGCTTTTCTGCTGAGAGCTTGGGCAATCGCCTGAGAGACAGTCGCTCAAAAATCATCATTACGGCTGATGAAGGCTTACGTGGTAATAAGCATACGCCGCTCAAAGCCAATGTCGATCGGGCACTAGATATGGATGGTACTGACAGCGTGACCAACGTCATAGTCGTTCATCGTACGGGTAATTCTGTACCGATGAGTGGTCGCCGTGATGTTTGGTATCATAACTTGGTCGATGGCGAGTCAGAACATTGCGAGCCAGAAGTTATGAATGCCGAAGACCCGCTATTTTTATTGTATACCTCTGGCTCTACTGGCAAACCTAAAGGTGTGCTGCATACCACGGGCGGCTATATCACCTATGCTCTCTCTACTTTTCGAGATGTGTTCGATATTAAAGACGATGACGTCTACTGGTGTACTGCGGACGTAGGCTGGATCACAGGTCATACTTATGCAACCTACGCACCGCTTGCCAATGGCACGACGACGGTGATGTTTGAGGGTGTACCAGAATATCCCACATGGGCACGCATCGGTCATATTATCGATAAGCACGATGTGACCATTCTGTACACTGCACCGACGGCGATTCGAGCGATGATGAAGGAGGGCGATGTCTTTGTGCGGGAGTCTGATCGTTCAAGTTTGCGACTACTCGGAACAGTCGGCGAGCCGATCAATCCAGAAGCATGGGACTGGTATTATCATGTCGTCGGTGGCGGCAAGTGTCCGATTGTAGATACTTGGTGGCAAACTGAGACAGGCGGCATTCTCATGGCACCGATACCAGGCACAGTCGCCCTCAAGCCGGGTGCAGCGATGAATCCTTTGTATGGTATCAAGCCAGAGATTGTTGATAGTGACGGTACTATGCTAGAAGGCTCTGCTGAAGGAAACCTAGCAATTAACAGCAGTTGGCCGGGGCAAATGCGTACCATTTATAATGACCATGAGCGTTTTTTACAGACGTACTTTAGTGAGTATCCCGGTTATTATTTCACTGGTGATGGGGCGCAGCGTGACGAAGATGGACATTACTGGATCACGGGTCGCGTCGATGATGTGCTTAACGTCGCAGGGCATCGTCTGGGAACAGCAGAAATTGAGAGCGCCGTGGTCGCGCATCCTGCGACAGCGGAGGCCGCCATTGTCGGGATGCCGCACGAGATTCGCGGTATGGGCGTTTGTGCCTTTATTATTCTAAAATCGGGTGAAAAAGAGACAGAGGCGCTAAAGGCTGAGCTGAATCGACATGTTCGCGCTGAGATTGGTCCGATTGCCAATTTGGATGCTATTCATATCGTTGAGGCACTACCCAAAACCCGCTCGGGCAAAATCATGCGCCGTATTTTACGTAACCTTGCAGCAGGTCAATATGTTGGTTTGGGTGATTTGTCTACTCTTGCGGATAGCTCGGTGATTAATCAGCTGGTTGAGGTAGTCAAAGCTGCGCGAGGAGAGTAGGCTAAATTATCGATTAAAAGCACGTTCAGTAAATAGACGATTAGCGTTCAAAAAAGTCATGTTATGAAAACTAGCATGGCTTTTTTACGCAGACGATATTGATATCAACAAAATTTAAAGGTTCAATACTTTCTATAACCATCTTATCTAACGATAATCATCTTATCTAAAATATTCCTAATATTATCACTCCCTTTTTTATCAAACATTATATGAGGCCTGCTGTCATTATGACCAATCACTCTTTGCCCGCTGTCGCTACCCAATCACCAAAAATCGCTATCATTGGTGGTGGTTTGACGGGGCTGTTTACCGCTACATTATTAGAGCGCGCCTTTGCCCAGAACATAGCACAAGATAGTGCGCAAACACCCTTACCGCAAATTACTGTCTTTGAAAAGTCACGTAGCGTAGGGCGTTTAGCCACTCGATATCGTACTGATAGCCACACTGGCAAAAACTGGCAATGGGCATTTGGGGCACAGTTTTTTACGGCCAAGACGGCAAGTTTTAAGCAATTCATTACGCCTTGGTTAGAGACGGGATTGCTACAGCCATGGTGCGCGCAGGTGATCGATTTAACGCCAGCGAATCATGATACTCAATCGCCTGATATTCACATCAAAGAGCAATGGAACACCACGCAAGCCCGCTATATCAGTACGCCAAAAATGACCAGTTGGGGGCGTACACTGGCTGATGAGTTGCAGTACAGCACCATAAAATTTAAAACCCGCGTTGCGCCATTGGCTCAATATGATAATTCTCTAGCGGCAAAGGTTGATAAAAAAACTGAGCTATTTGACGAGACTGGTGCGAGTCTAGGGCACTTTGACTGGGTGATATGTACCGCGCCAAATGGTCAGACCATAGAGTTAATGGCAGAGAGCGGCTTTGCTGAGCAAGCCAAGATTTCTGAGCCAAAAATGCTGGCGTGTTATACGCTGATGCTGGGTTGGGATAATTTTGATATATTACCAAAAATGTTAAGCGCTCAAGCAGCGCCACGCTGGGATGTGGCTTATCTGAATGACTCTATACTCGATAGAATATTTATCGAGCATCAAAAACCTGCTCGCGATGACCTGCTACCCAGTGTCACTATTCATGCGCGCAACGACTGGTCAGAGCAGCATGTCGATGACGATATGGAGAGGATCAAAGCGCAGTTATTAACAGCTGCCAAGCAAGTATTGAATTGGAATGATGACCATGCTCCTAGCCGAATAGATTGCCATCGTTGGCGTTATGCCGCCACTGTCACTGATAGTGATAAAGAAGTATTAGGCATCTTGATAGACGAGTCTCATCAATGGATTGTCAGTGGTGATTGGTGCGGACAAGGCAATATCGAAAGTTGCTATCAAATGGCACAACAGACGGTTGAGGCAATCAACAAAGCAAAATAATGGCGAAAGTTTACTTAGCGACTGTGCTATCCGAAACTGGACTTTAAGGGCGTTTTCTTAATATGAAAAGGTGATAACGATGTTTGGATTCGATATAGATTTAGAGCTGATGGGCTATCATTTTTTCCAGTTGGGCATCGCCTTTATATTGTCATTACCGATTGCCCTTAATCGTGAGATGAAAGACAACGGTGCGGGGTTAAGGACGTTTCCACTGGTAACCATTGCTTCGTGCGCGTTCATGTTGGTTGGTATGGATATTTATGATGCTACTGGTGAAGCGAGAATCATGTATGCCATCATCACAGGTATGGGATTTATCGGTGGTGGGGCGATTTTTAAAAATGAAAAAGGCTCAAAGGGCACTGCCACGGCAGCGAGCTTATGGAATACGGGCGCCATCGGTATTTCGGTGGCTTACGGTCGTTATGAGATTGCCATTATATTATCGGTCGTTGGCTTTTTGATTTTGCAATTCTCAGAGCCCTTTAAAGTTAAAAAATACTAAGCGATGGGTGCGACGAGTTAACCTGCATATACACTTAAATACTAAAGAGACTATAAATAAATACTATATAGTATCTCTATATCTATATGATATAGCAAGAAATCTATAAATTGTTGAAAATAAAGGATAGTTTATGAGTAGCAGATTGAGAGGAAGTGGGCTGACTTGTGCCATGCTCGCACGAGGGGATAAGCAGGTTTTATGTGCGGTCAGTAATGAGAGCGACGAGCAAGCGATGGCTAGTATCGATAGCACTGAATATGATTTGCTAAGGCACATTATTTCTTTTGATAACGATAAATTCTCCTGTAAAGAAGGCGTTGAATGGCAATGCGCCATACCAGTAAAAAAAGTAGAACTTTTTTATGATGATATAAATCTATAGCCGCTTATAACTGAAAGTTTGTATATTAATTTGTAATACTTTAATTGAAAATAAAGCTACCCAAATTGCTAAGAAACAGTTATATTCGTATAACATAATATACAAAATAGTACGAAGTTAGAGGTGAATATAGTGCTTAGAGGAAGTGAGCTGACTCGTGTAATGCTTGAGCATGGCTGCCATGAGATATGGTGTGCGGTAGATGATAATAGTGATGAAGAAGCTATGTGTGATCAAGATTCGAACGATTTTACTGCCCAAATCGTGTCTTATCATAACAACAGATTCTATTGTACTGCTGGTACTGCGTGGCTATTCGCTGTGCCAATTAAGATAACGGCGATGACACTGAGTGATGTAAAGCTCTAAATACCTTTCTTTGTCTTATTAAGCCATTGCCGATTCATTATTTGTATTATAAAAACCCCACCTTATGGTGGGTTTTTTATAATAAGCAATATGCCATTTTTTGAGATTATTGCTCAACCGATACAGATTTTTGCAGATGGTTATACTTGTATATAACAAAAACCTTTAACTAAGCACAAATTACAGGCAAAAAAAGAGCCCACAGAGGAGGAACTGTGGGCCGAGGAAAACTGATCGTGTAAAGGAACTACAGAGGCAGTGGTTGTGACCTATTGTTATTATGAGTGTTTCTATATTAACTAATATTAGGGTGGTGGTGATTAATTCAATAACTGCATATATTTACTTACATATTTAAGTGTACAAGTGTTTTTATCAGAATCGCTATCATAGCGCAATTGACAGCGGTTTGGCTATTTTGGTTACATGACATTACGTTTAGAGCTTATGAGAGAGAAAATTAACGTCGTATTGTATCTCCAGTAGATGAGTCTTTTAGTCGTGTCATATCTAACATTGAAAAATGCGTATCAAAGTTTTGTAGTTATATATGGAAGATTGATTAATTTTAATAGTCATTCCACTATAAAATATTACTGCGTTAACCTCGCTTGAAGTATTAAAGATACATCTACACTCGGTTGCCTTGTGCTATTTTTAAATTCAACCGACTGTTTTTAAATGCAACTGACTATATCGATAACTGAATAGCTAAAGAGATGGCATGACGACCTGCGTGAAAAATGCTAAGCTATCTACCATTAATATGTCTATATAAAACTGGGTTTGCCATGACTGAGAATACGCATTTGCATACGCAGGAGCCGCAAAATACCAAGAGTATTTTTAACTTGCCTAATAACCTTACTATCGCGCGGATTTTAATGATTCCGCTATTTGTCGCGATTGCTTATTGGCCACCTGCTATGGGAATTGGCATGCCTGCCATCTCAGACAATGTGATTGCGCGGGTCGGTATGAGCGAGTTTAGTGATAGCTTGTTACGCCATTTACTTTTGACTAGCGTTTTTATTATTGCAGCGATTACTGATTGGCTTGATGGATATTTTGCCCGTAAGCTTAATGTTATGTCAGCCTTCGGTCGTTTTTTAGACCCTGTCGCTGATAAGTTAATGGTGGCGGCGGCGCTTATTATCTTGGTGCAATGGCATCCCAATATTATTATGGCAATCGCCGCGATTGTGATTATCTCGCGTGAGATTGCGGTATCAGCGCTGCGTGAATGGATGGCAGAGCTGGGCAAAAGTACCAGTGTGGCGGTGTCGTATGTCGGCAAGCTAAAAACGACGTTTCAAATGGTGGCTATTACGGTACTTTTATTAAACTGGGAGTCGCTCGAAACAATCGGTTATGTGCTGATGGTTGCTGCTGTTATTTTGACACTATGGTCGATGATGATTTATCTGAGAGCGGCTTGGCCTTACCTAAAGCAAAGCGGGTAAATATATAACGCAGATATGATCAACAAACAACACAGACCATAAAAAACGCCAGTGGCTAATGCGACTGGCGTTTTTTATGGTCTGTTTGAAATACGGCTGATGTTGCCTATTTGCCTTAGACATTGTTTGTATGGTTGATATATACTCGAAATTATTAGGGTCTGTTGAACATTCAAATATTAGGGCTGCTGATTGCTAAAATTGCACCAAACTAGGCGCAAACCGACGATAATGTCGAGACCTTAGCTAGGCTTGCAACAACGTTTGGGGTGATTTTAGCATCAGCCTTTCAGGGCAATACTCTTTTTTGCCAATATATGGCGAAATTGTTTAACCTAGAATGACTAGGCATCAAAAATTTCACTGCATATTGTCTAAAAAATAATGACTGCCAGCACCACATTTGAATGTTCAACAGACCCTGAACAAAATACAAGAAAATTGATCGAGCTATCATGAAACGGCATTCAAATAAGGAAATAAGCATGACATTACATCAGACACAGTCGGGCGTTGCCGTATTATTGTTGGCATTATTAACGGGGTGTTCTTCTGGCTCAAACATGCAGGAAGAGTCCACCTCAACCATTCAGCGAGAAAAATCTATCCAAACAGACGCTACTGCAGAACGTTCCACTCAGGACGCGGCAGAATCGGAGCGTTTGGGCACAAAGTGGGGCGATGACGTCGACTCAAAAGTGACGACTGTTGATCTGCGCCGTACGAGCAGTGAGCCTATCGAGCAGATGCAAGTCCGTTATGCAGACAAAGCCTATAATGGACGTGCGGTTAATAGCATGTCGCTACTGGCGGGCAAGGTGGATTTTTCGATGGAAACCGACACAGATACGTTATCGATCTATCGAGATTCGGGCAATTATTACGTCCAAGGTCAAGCAGGTCAGGCTTACCGTTTGGTATATCATAATAACAGCGCCAATACTTATGAAATCGTCGCTAGTGTCGATGGAATAAATGTCCTCAATGGCAGCGCTGCCAGTCGCTATGACAGTGGATATGTGCTAAATCCAAATGATAATTTGGTGATTGAAGGTTTCCGTAAGAGCCAAAGCTCAGTGGCTTCCTTTATATTTAGCAAGCCAGAGAGTGCTTATGCTGCTAATACCAGCTCAGGCTCTATCAATAACACAGGTGTAATAGGTACAGTCATCTATGGCTTATATGATCCTACTAGACCTAAATCTAAGCAACCGCAAGCGTATCCAGCAGACAATGGTTATGCGAAACCACCGCAGTAATGCCTATCGATAGAAAATAGATAACGCGTAAAGAAACGCCAGTCGCATTAGCCACTGGCGTTTTTAATTTTGCTATTTCTGGTTTAGTTTAGATAACTTATAACGTCACTGAGTTGTTTTCACCTAGGTTAGTTGCTTTCTTACCATCCATCACAGCAGCAGTAGTCATCTTAAACATATTGACGACCAAGCTACCACTGAGCCAATATTCAGCACCGTGTGGTACGACTTTAATCAGCTGTACATTTGGATCTTCTTTACCTTGCTCATAAAAAGCATTGTAGATCGGCGACCATAGCTCGTCTAATTTCTCTTGATCTTCGACCAGTTCCGCTTTACCATTAATTGAGACATAATTTTTGGCATCTTGACTGACATAAGCCAAGTTTACTTGCGGGTCTTTCTCAATGTCACTCACGGTTTCGGTACTCTTGTCACCGATGAACCAAATCTCTTTTGCACCGATGCTCGTCTCGCTCGTTGTCATTGGGCAGGCATGCAGATGGCCTTCGTGGGTACGAGTTGTCATCATGGCAAACTTAATGTCTTTTACCAATTCTTGCACTTTATTGATGTGGTCTTGTCTACTCATAGTAAATTTCCCTTTCTTTATTTTGATTAAGTCGTAGTGATTAAATAGTTGATTGGTTATAGTAGTTTTTATTCAGGCTAAGCGTTTTTCAAATTAAGCGTTTTCCAAGTATCGAAAACCAGATGAATTGAAAAAAACGATCGTCGCCTTAACAACTGAAACTAGAATACCTAGTTGTGACCTTGTGTTTATATAGGTTGCCCGTAAGGCGATGTGAGGGTTTGTAAGGACTATAAGCTTTAGGTAAAAATTGTGACGAGATCACTGTTAAGTTTCTGTTGTGAAAGTAGCCTGTTGTAAAAGTAACAAGGGTTTCAACGATGGCGAAGATTTGACTATTATGGAATAGCAACCATCAGCAATTTATCTTGGTTTTGACCTGCTTATTACAGGGCTTCTTGTTATAATACCCAGACCATTTACTTTGCATGGCAGAGATGCCTTGATCTTACGGATTATGCCTTTATGATGACCATCGCCGGACAACCGTTTCTTACCGATTTTCAGACGCAGCAACTCATCAGTCAGTTTCAGCAAAAAACCGAGCTAAATGTCAGCCAAATCCATACCCAGCAAGTGTATGTGTTATCACGAGAACTCGAAGGTGATGAGCATAAAAAAGCGCTAGACTTACTTGCTGTCGGTAGTAGCACTGTCCTTGAAGCCCCAAAAAGCAATCAATTACAAGTCATCGTAGGTCCACGTTTTGGCACGATTTCGCCATGGGCAAGTAAAGCGACCGATATCTTTAATAACTGTGAAATTGCGATCAATCGCATTGAGCGCGTCGTTGTTTATACGCTTACCATCGATAGCAAGATCAGTGAAAAGCTGTCTACTGCCGCTGAGCAGGTGTTGTTTGACCGTATGACGCAGAGCTTGGTCTATGACTTGAGCGATGTCAGTAAGTTGTTCGACGATCAAGCGCCAGCATCACTGAATCATATCGATGTCATCGGACAAGGTCAGTCAGCGTTAGAATTAGCCAATACCCAGTTCGGCTTTGCGCTATCTGTCGAAGATATTGACTATCTGATGAATGCTTATGTTAATGAGCTTAAGCGCAATCCAACCGATGTTGAGCTGATGATGTTTGCACAAGCAAACTCAGAGCATTGCCGTCATAAGATTTTCAACGCTGAATGGACAGTGGATGGTGAAGTTCAGCCAAAGTCACTGTTTCAAATGATTAAGAATACTTATAAAGCCAATCCACAAGGTATCTTGTCTGCCTATAAAGACAACGCTGCGGTGATGGCAGGGTCTGAGGGTATGCGTTTTTATCCTATCCCGACTGACGCGATGGATGCCAGTTCAATTCACCCTTATGACTTTCATCAAGAAGCAATCGATATCTTAATGAAAGTTGAGACGCATAATCATCCAACCGCGATTGCCCCTTATTCTGGTGCAGCGACAGGTGCGGGCGGTGAGATTCGTGATGAAGGCGCGACTGGTCGTGGCGGTAAGCCAAAAGCAGGTCTGACAGGCTTCCATGTATCACACTTGCATATCCCAGAGCTTGCTGAAAAATGGGAGCAATCAGGTCAGTTGAGTACTCAGGATTACGGTACGCCAGATCGTATGGCAACCAGTCTTGAGATCATGACCGAAGCACCACTCGGTTCAGCCAACTTCTCAAACGAGTTTGGTCGTCCAAACCTATGCGGTTATTTCCGTAGTTTTCAGCTTGATACCTCAGCGGCAAAAGACGGCAGCGAAATGCGCGGCTATCATAAGCCAATTATGCTGGCAGGTGGTTACGGCAATATTAAACGCAACCTCATTGAAAAAAACACCATTCAGCAAGGTGATTTATTAATCGTCCTTGGTGGCCCTGCGATGCAGATTGGTCTAGGCGGTGGTGCAGCATCTTCAGTTGATAGCGGTTCACTTGATGAAGGCTTGGACTTTGCTTCTGTTCAGCGTGATAACGC is a genomic window of Psychrobacter cibarius containing:
- a CDS encoding NAD(P)/FAD-dependent oxidoreductase — protein: MSNHRNASQYTHYDVIIIGAGASGLYCALTAGRRGRRVLVLDHANKAGKKILMSGGGRCNFTNYYVEPEHFIGANQHFCKSALSRYPSWEFISMVAAHNIPYHEREHGQLFCDDSAQDILTMLLAECTAAGVQVKLNAQIDSVQAVESDKNAKFELLSSKQLSKKEKQERKESANQTKLPQTGYRCESLVVATGGLSIPTMGASGLGYELAQQFGHTLITTDASLVPFTFTDKTGELIRSLAGISLPVIASNERISFKLPMLFTHRGLSGPAMLQLSNYWHTGETISINLLPNIDMTALLLAHKKSHPKQLIRTVVADYTDSGDDSNKLPKKLLAALQMHLWDDIKDTELANIKDERLTELGATLNGWQLKPSGTEGYRTAEVTRGGVKTDEVSSKTMQSNMQEGLYFIGEVLDVTGWLGGYNFQWAWASGFVCGEVV
- the acs gene encoding acetate--CoA ligase → MTQKSFPIAAEFIAAANTTAEQYREDYEKSIESPQANDAFWAKRAELIDWIKKPTKISDVNYDLDDFRIKWFEDGELNISVNCLDRHVKKNPYKPAIIWEGDHPSLHKIISFKELHQAVCRLGNSMRKLGVKKGDRVTLYMPMIPEAMIAMLACTRIGAVHSVVFGGFSAESLGNRLRDSRSKIIITADEGLRGNKHTPLKANVDRALDMDGTDSVTNVIVVHRTGNSVPMSGRRDVWYHNLVDGESEHCEPEVMNAEDPLFLLYTSGSTGKPKGVLHTTGGYITYALSTFRDVFDIKDDDVYWCTADVGWITGHTYATYAPLANGTTTVMFEGVPEYPTWARIGHIIDKHDVTILYTAPTAIRAMMKEGDVFVRESDRSSLRLLGTVGEPINPEAWDWYYHVVGGGKCPIVDTWWQTETGGILMAPIPGTVALKPGAAMNPLYGIKPEIVDSDGTMLEGSAEGNLAINSSWPGQMRTIYNDHERFLQTYFSEYPGYYFTGDGAQRDEDGHYWITGRVDDVLNVAGHRLGTAEIESAVVAHPATAEAAIVGMPHEIRGMGVCAFIILKSGEKETEALKAELNRHVRAEIGPIANLDAIHIVEALPKTRSGKIMRRILRNLAAGQYVGLGDLSTLADSSVINQLVEVVKAARGE
- a CDS encoding NAD(P)-binding protein, whose amino-acid sequence is MTNHSLPAVATQSPKIAIIGGGLTGLFTATLLERAFAQNIAQDSAQTPLPQITVFEKSRSVGRLATRYRTDSHTGKNWQWAFGAQFFTAKTASFKQFITPWLETGLLQPWCAQVIDLTPANHDTQSPDIHIKEQWNTTQARYISTPKMTSWGRTLADELQYSTIKFKTRVAPLAQYDNSLAAKVDKKTELFDETGASLGHFDWVICTAPNGQTIELMAESGFAEQAKISEPKMLACYTLMLGWDNFDILPKMLSAQAAPRWDVAYLNDSILDRIFIEHQKPARDDLLPSVTIHARNDWSEQHVDDDMERIKAQLLTAAKQVLNWNDDHAPSRIDCHRWRYAATVTDSDKEVLGILIDESHQWIVSGDWCGQGNIESCYQMAQQTVEAINKAK
- a CDS encoding MgtC/SapB family protein, which produces MFGFDIDLELMGYHFFQLGIAFILSLPIALNREMKDNGAGLRTFPLVTIASCAFMLVGMDIYDATGEARIMYAIITGMGFIGGGAIFKNEKGSKGTATAASLWNTGAIGISVAYGRYEIAIILSVVGFLILQFSEPFKVKKY
- the pgsA gene encoding CDP-diacylglycerol--glycerol-3-phosphate 3-phosphatidyltransferase; its protein translation is MTENTHLHTQEPQNTKSIFNLPNNLTIARILMIPLFVAIAYWPPAMGIGMPAISDNVIARVGMSEFSDSLLRHLLLTSVFIIAAITDWLDGYFARKLNVMSAFGRFLDPVADKLMVAAALIILVQWHPNIIMAIAAIVIISREIAVSALREWMAELGKSTSVAVSYVGKLKTTFQMVAITVLLLNWESLETIGYVLMVAAVILTLWSMMIYLRAAWPYLKQSG
- a CDS encoding pyridoxamine 5'-phosphate oxidase family protein; the encoded protein is MSRQDHINKVQELVKDIKFAMMTTRTHEGHLHACPMTTSETSIGAKEIWFIGDKSTETVSDIEKDPQVNLAYVSQDAKNYVSINGKAELVEDQEKLDELWSPIYNAFYEQGKEDPNVQLIKVVPHGAEYWLSGSLVVNMFKMTTAAVMDGKKATNLGENNSVTL